A section of the Deinococcus taeanensis genome encodes:
- the efp gene encoding elongation factor P, translated as MISVTELRNGTKVEMDGGLWECLEYSHLKMGRGGAKVVTKFRNMESGSIVDRTFNSGEKLQDIYVEGKKMQYLYPDGDDFVFMDLETFDQITLGRGLVSDAAKFMKENTEVEVSMYGEKALNITLPNQVILKIVQTDPGVRGDTVSGGTKPATLETGAVVQVPLFVEQDTSVKVDTRTGQYLSRA; from the coding sequence ATGATCAGTGTGACTGAACTGCGTAACGGCACGAAAGTGGAAATGGACGGGGGCCTGTGGGAGTGCCTGGAGTACTCGCACCTGAAGATGGGTCGCGGCGGCGCGAAGGTCGTGACGAAGTTCCGCAACATGGAAAGCGGCAGCATCGTGGACCGCACCTTCAACAGCGGTGAAAAGCTGCAGGACATCTACGTGGAAGGCAAGAAGATGCAGTACCTGTACCCGGACGGGGATGACTTCGTGTTCATGGACCTGGAGACCTTCGACCAGATCACGCTGGGCCGCGGGCTTGTCAGTGACGCCGCGAAGTTCATGAAGGAGAACACCGAGGTGGAAGTGTCGATGTACGGCGAGAAGGCGCTGAACATCACCCTGCCGAACCAGGTGATTCTGAAGATCGTGCAGACCGACCCCGGCGTGCGCGGCGACACGGTGTCGGGCGGCACGAAGCCCGCGACGCTGGAGACCGGCGCCGTGGTGCAGGTGCCTCTGTTCGTCGAGCAGGACACGAGCGTCAAGGTGGATACCCGCACCGGGCAGTACCTCAGCCGCGCCTGA
- the accB gene encoding acetyl-CoA carboxylase biotin carboxyl carrier protein: MNPNDLKQILDALTYADVREFSLRTGSFDLNLKRGPQAFAPAPGTLSGGVPAPQLQQAAPALYAPPAPQFSPAATEPATANTPSDSAPAAPAAPAAPPETAPSKGTPVKAPIVGTFYSASSPDAPAYVKVGDTVSAGQVLCIIEAMKLMNEIEAEQGGVIREILVKNAEPVEYGQTLFIIE, encoded by the coding sequence ATGAACCCGAACGACCTCAAACAGATTCTTGATGCTCTGACCTACGCTGACGTGCGCGAATTCAGCCTGCGCACCGGCAGCTTCGACCTTAACCTGAAACGCGGCCCACAGGCCTTTGCGCCGGCTCCCGGCACCCTGTCGGGCGGGGTGCCCGCGCCGCAGCTGCAGCAGGCCGCCCCGGCCCTGTACGCCCCGCCAGCCCCGCAGTTCAGCCCGGCCGCCACCGAGCCTGCCACGGCGAACACGCCGAGTGACAGTGCCCCCGCCGCGCCGGCCGCCCCTGCCGCACCTCCTGAGACGGCACCCAGCAAAGGCACGCCCGTAAAGGCCCCCATCGTGGGCACCTTCTACTCCGCGAGCAGCCCGGACGCCCCGGCGTACGTGAAGGTGGGCGACACGGTCAGCGCCGGCCAGGTCCTGTGCATCATCGAGGCGATGAAGCTCATGAACGAAATTGAAGCCGAGCAGGGCGGCGTCATCCGCGAGATCCTCGTGAAAAACGCCGAGCCTGTCGAGTACGGGCAGACGCTGTTCATCATCGAGTAA
- the accC gene encoding acetyl-CoA carboxylase biotin carboxylase subunit, whose product MFKKILIANRGEIALRVIRTAREMGVKTVVVYSTADEKSLPVLLADESVCVGPPASNQSYLNIPNILSAALMTGAEAIHPGYGFMAENPDFAEMCREHGIVFIGPTPESMRALGSKAGGRDIAAQSNVPTVPGTGVLDTVDDALLAAKQIGYPVLLKASAGGGGRGQKVIRTQDELAKGFAQAQEEARLYFGDPAIIMEKFLEEFRHVEVQVMGDGQGHVIHIGERDCSIQRRNQKLIEEAPSTLPDTLRQEILAAGVRLAQYVNYAGAGTLEFIVDRDGNYYFMEMNTRIQVEHCVSEMISGLDFVKLQLEIAAGYGLHIQQEDVTLRGHAIECRLNAEDPDKDFRPAAGRVEDVHFAGGPGVRVDSHTYTGYVIPPHYDSLIGKLIVHHDTREQAISRMKRALEETVIQGPKTTIPLYVKIMDNPFYKRGAVMTNFLKTRMDM is encoded by the coding sequence ATGTTCAAGAAGATCCTGATCGCCAACCGTGGCGAGATTGCCCTGCGCGTTATCCGCACCGCGCGTGAAATGGGCGTCAAAACCGTTGTGGTGTACTCCACTGCCGACGAGAAGAGCCTGCCCGTCCTGCTGGCCGACGAGTCCGTGTGCGTGGGGCCGCCTGCCAGCAACCAGTCGTACCTGAACATCCCCAACATCCTCTCGGCGGCCCTGATGACCGGCGCCGAGGCCATTCACCCCGGGTACGGCTTCATGGCCGAGAACCCCGACTTCGCCGAGATGTGCCGCGAGCACGGCATCGTGTTCATCGGGCCCACCCCGGAAAGCATGCGCGCCCTGGGCAGCAAGGCCGGCGGGCGCGACATCGCCGCGCAGAGCAACGTGCCCACCGTGCCCGGCACCGGCGTCCTGGACACCGTGGATGACGCGCTGCTGGCCGCCAAGCAGATCGGCTACCCCGTGCTGCTGAAGGCCTCCGCCGGGGGCGGCGGGCGCGGCCAGAAGGTCATCCGCACGCAGGACGAGCTCGCCAAGGGCTTCGCGCAGGCGCAGGAGGAAGCCCGGCTGTACTTCGGTGACCCGGCCATCATCATGGAGAAATTCCTGGAGGAATTCCGCCACGTCGAGGTGCAGGTCATGGGAGACGGCCAGGGGCACGTGATTCACATCGGGGAACGCGACTGTTCCATCCAGCGCCGCAACCAGAAACTCATCGAGGAAGCGCCCAGCACCCTGCCCGACACGCTCCGGCAGGAGATCCTCGCAGCCGGCGTGCGCCTCGCGCAGTACGTGAACTACGCCGGGGCCGGCACCCTGGAATTCATCGTGGACCGCGACGGCAACTACTACTTCATGGAGATGAACACCCGCATTCAGGTGGAGCACTGCGTCTCCGAAATGATCAGCGGCCTGGACTTCGTGAAACTCCAGCTGGAGATTGCCGCCGGGTACGGCCTGCACATCCAGCAGGAGGACGTCACGCTGCGCGGGCACGCTATCGAATGCCGCCTGAACGCCGAGGACCCCGACAAGGACTTCCGCCCGGCGGCCGGGCGGGTTGAGGACGTGCACTTTGCAGGCGGCCCCGGCGTGCGCGTGGACAGTCACACCTACACCGGGTACGTGATTCCCCCCCACTACGACAGCCTGATCGGGAAACTCATCGTGCACCACGACACGCGCGAGCAGGCCATCAGCCGCATGAAACGCGCGCTGGAAGAAACTGTGATCCAGGGTCCCAAGACCACCATTCCGCTGTACGTGAAGATCATGGACAACCCCTTCTACAAGCGGGGCGCCGTGATGACCAACTTCCTGAAAACCCGCATGGACATGTAA